In one window of Pseudomonas sp. IAC-BECa141 DNA:
- the cyoE gene encoding heme o synthase, protein MAILIGERPAQALWRDYLELTKPKVVVLMLITSLVGMFLATRAGVPWTVLVFGNLGIALCAGGAAAVNHVVDRRIDAVMARTHKRPLAEGRVSPTAALTFALVLALLGQALLLTFTNPLTAWLTLASLLGYAVIYTGFLKRATPQNIVIGGLAGAAPPLLGWTAATGHIGAEPLLLVLIIFAWTPPHFWALAIHRKEEYAKADIPMLPVTHGEHYTKVHILLYTFALLAVSLLPYVIHMSGLLYLICALGLGARFLQWAVVLYRGTRPHAAINTFKYSIWYLFLLFIALLVDHYLLLNL, encoded by the coding sequence ATGGCGATTCTGATCGGCGAACGTCCGGCGCAGGCGCTGTGGCGCGATTACCTGGAGCTGACCAAACCGAAAGTCGTGGTGCTGATGCTGATCACCTCACTGGTGGGCATGTTCCTCGCGACCCGCGCCGGGGTGCCGTGGACGGTGCTGGTGTTCGGCAACCTGGGGATCGCGTTGTGTGCCGGGGGCGCGGCGGCGGTCAATCATGTGGTGGATCGGCGCATCGATGCCGTCATGGCGCGCACCCATAAACGCCCGTTGGCAGAAGGCAGGGTTTCGCCCACCGCGGCACTGACCTTTGCGCTGGTGCTGGCGTTGCTCGGTCAGGCCTTGCTACTGACCTTCACCAATCCGTTGACCGCGTGGCTGACCCTGGCCTCGCTGCTCGGCTACGCGGTGATCTACACCGGTTTCCTCAAACGCGCGACGCCGCAGAACATCGTCATCGGCGGCCTCGCCGGTGCCGCCCCGCCGCTGCTCGGCTGGACCGCTGCCACCGGCCACATCGGTGCCGAACCGTTGCTGCTGGTGCTGATCATCTTCGCCTGGACCCCGCCGCACTTCTGGGCGCTGGCCATCCACCGCAAGGAGGAATACGCCAAGGCCGACATTCCAATGTTGCCGGTCACCCACGGCGAGCACTACACCAAGGTGCACATTCTGCTGTACACCTTCGCCCTGCTGGCGGTAAGCCTGCTGCCATATGTGATCCACATGAGCGGCCTGCTGTACCTGATCTGTGCGCTCGGTCTGGGCGCGAGGTTTCTGCAATGGGCCGTGGTGCTGTACCGTGGCACTCGGCCGCACGCGG
- a CDS encoding COX15/CtaA family protein — translation MAKPGFRLALFATLLALIVVLLGAYTRLTHAGLGCPDWPGCYGFISVPKSQAQLAHAELHYPDSPVEAHKGWNEMIHRYFAGTLGMLISILAGRAWVNRRHPGQPLKLPLFLLAVVFAQAAFGMWTVTLKLWPQVVTGHLLGGFATLSLLFLLTFRLSGVLPALTVPKRLQYWATAGLLLVIGQIALGGWVSSNYAAVACIDFPTCHGQWLPPADFANGFHLTQHIGPNYLGGQLDSDARTAIHLTHRIGALLVTVVLLGLAWQLKVVGMTRLAGLVLIALAAQITLGISNVLFHLPLPVAVAHNAGGAALLLTMVLVNYHARTSLVRVKQPMIARWRLSPRKHSAAPITIKGETPWRF, via the coding sequence ATGGCCAAACCTGGATTTCGCCTCGCGCTGTTTGCCACGCTGCTGGCACTGATCGTGGTGCTGCTCGGCGCCTACACCCGCCTGACTCATGCCGGCCTCGGCTGCCCTGACTGGCCGGGCTGCTACGGCTTCATCAGCGTGCCGAAGAGCCAAGCCCAACTGGCCCATGCCGAACTGCATTACCCCGACTCACCGGTGGAGGCGCACAAGGGCTGGAACGAGATGATCCACCGCTACTTCGCCGGCACCCTCGGCATGTTGATCTCGATTCTGGCCGGGCGGGCGTGGGTCAATCGTCGTCATCCGGGACAACCGCTGAAACTGCCGCTGTTTCTGCTGGCGGTGGTGTTCGCCCAGGCGGCGTTCGGCATGTGGACGGTGACGCTCAAGCTCTGGCCGCAGGTGGTGACCGGGCATTTGCTCGGCGGGTTCGCGACCTTGAGCCTGCTGTTTCTGCTGACCTTTAGACTGTCCGGTGTGCTGCCGGCGCTGACCGTGCCCAAGCGTTTGCAATACTGGGCTACCGCCGGACTGTTATTGGTGATCGGCCAGATCGCCCTCGGTGGCTGGGTCAGTTCCAACTACGCGGCAGTGGCCTGCATCGACTTCCCGACCTGTCACGGCCAATGGCTGCCGCCGGCGGATTTCGCCAACGGCTTTCACCTGACCCAACACATCGGCCCCAATTACCTCGGCGGGCAACTCGACAGCGATGCACGCACGGCGATTCACCTGACCCACCGCATCGGCGCGTTGCTGGTGACAGTCGTGCTGCTCGGTCTGGCCTGGCAGCTGAAAGTGGTCGGCATGACGCGACTGGCCGGGCTGGTACTGATCGCCCTCGCCGCGCAGATCACCCTCGGCATCAGCAACGTGCTGTTCCATCTGCCGCTGCCGGTGGCCGTGGCGCATAACGCCGGCGGTGCAGCGTTGCTGCTGACGATGGTGCTGGTCAACTATCACGCGCGGACCAGCCTGGTTCGGGTCAAGCAGCCGATGATCGCGCGCTGGCGCCTGAGCCCGCGCAAACACTCGGCGGCGCCCATCACTATTAAAGGAGAGACGCCATGGCGATTCTGA
- a CDS encoding SURF1 family protein, translating into MKRFRPGVVPTLVVGLLLPLLVSLGFWQLGRGAEKTALLASYAERRAAEPMASTELLHSADPAFRRVHLHGQFDAAHSLLLDNRQRNGKVGVELLQPFQDQRSGQWLLVNRGWLPWPDRRTAPQFNTPADAVNVDAWVYVAPGATFQLHADPVSSTWPQTVTAIEPAKLWKTLERDGFAYELRAEPGPASYQADWPVVAMGPEKHLGYAVQWFAMATALLGLYLYLGWHNAKEKHHGSGHESTQHV; encoded by the coding sequence ATGAAGCGCTTCCGGCCGGGCGTCGTGCCGACACTGGTGGTCGGCCTGCTGCTGCCGTTGCTGGTTTCGCTGGGCTTCTGGCAACTGGGCCGGGGCGCGGAAAAAACCGCCCTGCTCGCCAGCTACGCCGAACGCCGCGCCGCCGAACCGATGGCCAGCACCGAGTTGCTGCACAGCGCTGATCCGGCCTTTCGCCGGGTGCATCTGCACGGCCAGTTCGATGCCGCCCACAGCCTGTTGCTGGATAACCGTCAGCGCAACGGCAAGGTCGGCGTCGAACTGCTGCAACCGTTCCAGGATCAACGCAGCGGCCAGTGGCTGCTGGTCAATCGCGGCTGGTTGCCGTGGCCGGACCGGCGCACGGCCCCGCAATTCAACACGCCGGCTGACGCCGTGAATGTCGATGCCTGGGTGTATGTCGCCCCCGGCGCCACCTTCCAGCTGCATGCCGATCCGGTCAGCAGCACCTGGCCGCAAACCGTCACCGCCATCGAGCCCGCCAAGCTGTGGAAAACCCTCGAACGCGACGGCTTCGCCTACGAATTACGTGCCGAACCCGGCCCGGCCAGCTATCAGGCTGACTGGCCGGTGGTCGCAATGGGCCCGGAAAAACACCTTGGTTACGCCGTGCAGTGGTTCGCCATGGCCACCGCCCTGCTCGGTCTCTACCTCTATCTCGGCTGGCACAACGCAAAGGAGAAACACCATGGGAGCGGCCATGAATCCACCCAGCATGTCTGA
- a CDS encoding twin transmembrane helix small protein has translation MLKAAIVLMLIATVLSLFSGLFFLVKDDSSSNRLVIALSVRVTLAAVTVGLIAWGFYSGQLVSHAPW, from the coding sequence ATGCTCAAAGCAGCCATCGTCCTGATGCTGATTGCCACGGTGCTCAGCCTGTTCAGCGGCCTGTTTTTCCTGGTCAAGGACGACAGCAGCTCGAATCGCCTGGTGATCGCCTTGAGTGTTCGGGTGACGTTGGCCGCCGTCACCGTCGGCCTGATCGCCTGGGGTTTCTACAGCGGCCAACTGGTGTCGCACGCGCCTTGGTAG
- a CDS encoding cytochrome c oxidase subunit 3, with protein MATHEHYYVPAQSKWPIVATVGMFVTVYGLATWFNDLKAARPESHGPLIFFVGGLLLAYMLFGWFGAVIKESRAGLYSPQLDRSFRWGMSWFIFSEVMFFIAFFGALFYVRHVSGPALGGEGTKGIAHMLWPNFQFTWPLLHTPDPKLFPPPKEVISPWGLPLINTILLVSSSVTITIAHHALKKGHRGALKLWLAITVLLGCAFLGFQAEEYIHAYHELGLTLGSGIYGATFFMLTGFHGAHVTIGTIILFVMLMRIMKGHFDNEHQFGFEAASWYWHFVDVVWIGLFIFVYVL; from the coding sequence ATGGCAACTCATGAGCACTATTACGTCCCGGCCCAGAGCAAGTGGCCGATCGTGGCCACGGTGGGGATGTTCGTCACCGTGTACGGTCTGGCGACCTGGTTCAACGATCTGAAGGCAGCGCGTCCGGAATCCCACGGCCCGCTGATCTTTTTCGTCGGTGGGCTATTGCTGGCGTACATGCTGTTCGGCTGGTTCGGCGCGGTGATCAAGGAAAGCCGAGCGGGGTTGTACAGCCCGCAGCTGGACCGCTCGTTCCGCTGGGGCATGAGCTGGTTCATCTTCTCCGAGGTGATGTTCTTCATCGCCTTCTTCGGCGCGCTGTTCTATGTGCGGCACGTCTCCGGCCCGGCACTGGGCGGCGAAGGCACCAAAGGCATCGCCCACATGCTCTGGCCGAACTTCCAGTTCACCTGGCCGCTGCTGCACACGCCGGATCCGAAACTGTTCCCGCCGCCCAAGGAAGTCATCAGCCCCTGGGGCCTGCCGCTGATCAACACCATTCTGCTGGTGAGCTCCAGCGTGACCATCACCATCGCCCACCACGCGCTGAAGAAAGGTCATCGCGGCGCGCTGAAACTGTGGCTGGCGATCACCGTGCTGCTGGGTTGCGCGTTCCTCGGCTTCCAGGCCGAGGAATACATCCACGCCTACCACGAACTGGGGCTGACGCTCGGCTCGGGCATCTACGGCGCGACGTTCTTCATGCTCACCGGTTTCCACGGCGCCCACGTGACCATCGGCACGATCATTCTGTTCGTGATGCTGATGCGCATCATGAAGGGCCACTTCGACAACGAACATCAGTTCGGCTTTGAAGCAGCGAGCTGGTACTGGCACTTCGTCGATGTGGTGTGGATCGGCTTGTTCATCTTCGTTTACGTGCTCTGA
- a CDS encoding cytochrome c oxidase assembly protein, whose amino-acid sequence MADSISMKKLVTRLLGVVVAMFVFGFALVPIYDVMCKAFGINGKTAGQYEGEQTVDASRQVRVQFLSTNTADMPWDFYPKHDELTANPGAVNEMIFIARNPTDKPMSAQAVPSIAPSNAAAYFHKTECFCFTQQVLQPGQQIEMPVRFIVDRDMPKDVKHLTLSYTLFDITARHPPVAANTGG is encoded by the coding sequence ATGGCTGACTCGATTTCGATGAAGAAGCTGGTCACCCGACTGCTCGGCGTGGTGGTGGCGATGTTCGTCTTCGGTTTTGCCCTGGTGCCGATCTACGACGTGATGTGCAAGGCCTTCGGCATCAACGGCAAGACCGCCGGGCAGTACGAGGGCGAGCAGACCGTCGATGCTTCGCGGCAGGTCCGGGTGCAGTTTCTGTCGACCAACACCGCCGACATGCCGTGGGATTTCTATCCCAAGCATGACGAACTCACAGCCAACCCCGGCGCGGTGAACGAGATGATCTTCATCGCGCGCAACCCCACCGACAAACCGATGAGCGCGCAAGCGGTGCCGAGCATCGCGCCGAGCAATGCAGCGGCGTATTTCCACAAGACCGAATGCTTTTGTTTTACCCAGCAGGTGCTGCAGCCCGGTCAGCAGATCGAGATGCCGGTGCGTTTCATCGTTGACCGCGACATGCCCAAGGACGTGAAGCACCTGACGCTGTCCTACACGCTGTTCGATATCACCGCCCGACATCCTCCGGTGGCTGCAAACACTGGCGGTTAA
- the ctaD gene encoding cytochrome c oxidase subunit I encodes MSAVIDDHGHADHDHAHGPAKGLMRWVLTTNHKDIGTLYLWFAFCMFLLGGSFAMVIRAELFQPGLQIVEPAFFNQMTTMHGLVMVFGAVMPAFVGLANWMIPLMIGAPDMALPRMNNFSFWLLPAAFLLLVSTLFTPGGGPNFGWTFYAPLSTTYAPESVTFFIFAIHLMGISSIMGAINVIATILNLRAPGMTLMKMPLFVWTWLITAFLLIAVMPVLAGCVTMMLMDIHFGTSFFSAAGGGDPVLFQHVFWFFGHPEVYIMILPAFGAVSQIIPTFSRKPLFGYTSMVYATASIAFLSFIVWAHHMFVVGIPLVGELFFMYATMLIAVPTGVKVFNWASTMWQGSMTFETPMLFAVAFVILFSIGGFSGLMLAIAPADFQYQDTYFVVAHFHYVLVPGAIFGIFASAYYWLPKWTGHMYDETLGKLHFWLSFVGMNLTFFPMHFVGLAGMPRRIPDYNLQFADFNMVSSIGAFMFGATQIFFLFIVIKTIRGGEPAPAKPWDGAEGLEWSVPSPAPYHTFTTPPEVK; translated from the coding sequence ATGAGCGCTGTCATCGATGACCACGGTCATGCCGACCACGACCACGCACACGGCCCCGCCAAAGGCCTGATGCGCTGGGTGCTGACCACCAACCACAAGGACATCGGCACGCTGTACCTGTGGTTTGCGTTCTGCATGTTCCTGCTCGGCGGCTCGTTCGCCATGGTGATCCGCGCCGAGCTGTTCCAGCCCGGCCTGCAGATAGTCGAGCCGGCGTTCTTCAACCAGATGACCACCATGCATGGCCTGGTCATGGTGTTCGGTGCGGTGATGCCGGCGTTCGTCGGTCTCGCCAACTGGATGATCCCGTTGATGATCGGCGCGCCGGACATGGCCCTGCCGCGGATGAACAACTTCAGCTTCTGGCTGCTGCCGGCCGCGTTCCTGCTGCTGGTCTCGACCCTGTTCACCCCCGGTGGCGGGCCGAACTTCGGCTGGACGTTCTATGCCCCGCTTTCCACCACCTATGCACCGGAAAGCGTGACGTTCTTCATCTTCGCCATCCACCTGATGGGGATCAGTTCGATCATGGGCGCGATCAACGTGATCGCCACCATCCTCAACCTGCGCGCCCCCGGCATGACGCTGATGAAAATGCCGCTGTTCGTCTGGACCTGGCTGATCACCGCGTTCCTGCTGATCGCGGTGATGCCGGTGCTGGCCGGGTGCGTGACGATGATGCTGATGGACATCCACTTCGGCACCAGTTTCTTCAGTGCCGCCGGTGGCGGTGACCCGGTGCTGTTCCAGCATGTGTTCTGGTTCTTCGGCCACCCCGAGGTGTACATCATGATCCTGCCGGCCTTCGGTGCCGTCAGCCAGATCATCCCGACCTTCTCGCGCAAGCCGCTGTTCGGCTACACCTCGATGGTCTACGCCACGGCGAGCATCGCGTTTCTGTCGTTCATCGTCTGGGCGCACCACATGTTCGTGGTGGGCATTCCGCTGGTGGGCGAGTTGTTCTTCATGTACGCGACGATGCTGATCGCGGTGCCGACCGGGGTGAAGGTGTTCAACTGGGCCAGCACCATGTGGCAGGGTTCGATGACCTTCGAGACACCGATGCTGTTCGCCGTGGCGTTCGTGATCCTGTTCTCCATCGGCGGTTTCTCCGGGCTGATGCTGGCCATCGCGCCGGCGGACTTCCAGTACCAGGACACCTACTTCGTGGTGGCGCACTTCCACTACGTACTGGTGCCGGGAGCGATCTTCGGGATCTTCGCCTCCGCCTATTACTGGCTGCCGAAATGGACCGGCCACATGTACGACGAAACCCTGGGCAAGCTGCACTTCTGGCTGTCCTTTGTCGGCATGAACCTGACGTTTTTCCCGATGCACTTCGTCGGCCTGGCGGGCATGCCCCGGCGGATTCCGGACTACAACCTACAGTTCGCCGACTTCAACATGGTCTCGTCGATCGGCGCGTTCATGTTCGGCGCCACGCAGATCTTCTTCCTGTTCATCGTGATCAAGACCATCCGTGGCGGCGAACCGGCTCCGGCCAAACCGTGGGATGGCGCCGAAGGTCTGGAATGGAGCGTGCCGTCACCGGCGCCGTATCACACCTTCACCACGCCGCCGGAAGTGAAATGA